CCAGTTTCACATAATCAGGTTGGTCACAATCTTCTGCTAGAACGCAGAGCTGTGCAGCATGCTTCTCAATGATCTTGGCACTTTCATGAAGACCTCTTGCAAGTCCACCGTAAGCAAGAGATTTTCTCAGCACAAGCTGTAAAGCAGTCATGATGTCCATGGGCTCCCCGGGAATGGAAGCAGGTGCCTCAGCTGCAACAGCTACCTCTTCACTGCATAGTAAAAGTACTCTAAACAGTCAGTAGAAACCCATACAAGAATCTTAAACTCACCGAAGAAAGGCTACCAGAAAAAAAGAGTTGAGCAATGCACATAATATTAGAAGCATGTGAACAAGTATTACCA
This region of Vigna unguiculata cultivar IT97K-499-35 chromosome 5, ASM411807v1, whole genome shotgun sequence genomic DNA includes:
- the LOC114185712 gene encoding 40S ribosomal protein S12-like, which encodes MSGEEVAVAAEAPASIPGEPMDIMTALQLVLRKSLAYGGLARGLHESAKIIEKHAAQLCVLAEDCDQPDYVKLVKALCAEHNVSLLTVPSAKTLGEWAGLCKIDSEGKARKVTGCSCVVVKDFGEEHEAYNVVLQHVKAN